The following nucleotide sequence is from Chryseobacterium sp. CY350.
ACGACCCTATTTCTCTGAATAAAATTTTCTCTGTCTGGTTTTCTTGAAGAGTTAAATTCAGTAAACAACGCACCGTTTTCTTCGACGATTTTTTCTGAAAGCTTTTTGTTTTTTGAAGGATACAAAGTGTGAAAACCGTGAGCCAAAACTGCGATAGTTGGAATTTGATGTTTTAAAGAATGCTCATGAATCTCTTTATCGACACCTAACGCTAAGCCGCTCACAGAAACAAAATTATGAGACTTTGCCTCTTCAAAAAAATCTTCAATGAATTTTTTACCGTACGAAGTTATATTTCTCGTCCCGACTAAACTCAGAGATTTTAAATTTCGATCCAGATTTCCTTTCTGATACAAAATTGCCGGTGCATCATCACATTCCTTTAGTAAAAATGGTAAATCGTTTTGGTGTCTTAAATTGATGGTAATCGAATTTTTTTCACAGAAAACAATTTCTTTTTCTGCAAATTTAAGATGCTCAGAATTTCCAATGTCGGAAACTGTTTTAGTGCCGATTCCGTCGGTCTTGCTGAGTTCTTTTTTAGCAGTTTCCCAAACATTTTTTGCAGTTCCGAAACTTCGTACAAGTTTAAAAAAATTAATATCACCAATAAAGCTGCATTCGCGCAAAGCAATGGAATAAAGATGTTCTTCAGAATACATTTGTGTTTATTTTCTCCAAATGTAATAAAATTAAGAACTATTTTTTCTAATTTCGTCTAAATGAGCCCAAGGATCTTCATTTTTCTTGAAAGGTAATTCCAGAAAATCTTCCGGATGGTTTTCTTTGTATTCCTGCCATAGTTTATCATCTTTCTCACTGTAGTAATTCGGGAATTCCCAAATATATTTTTTCTTTTTGTCGCCAACATTTTTGAATACAAAAGCCAGAATACTACCAACTACCGCACCGGATAAATGCGCCTGCCAAGATATTTTGCTGGGTTCCTGCATGGTGTAGAAAAGTTCTTCGGGAAACATTCCCCAGATTAGACTTCCGTAGTAGAGTACAACCAATAGGGAAATCGTAAGCAAAGTCATATTCCATTTAAAAACACCGCTAAAAAAGAGAAAAAATGCTAAGACATAAACTACACCACTGGCGCCGATTGTACAGGTGTACAAATATTGCCCGGTTAAGATATCAATTGGCGGGAGCATCCAGAGTAAGAGCCCTGCCGAAAGCCAACCTATAATAAATACTTTGTTTGCTATACGAGGGTAAAACTGATACAAAAGAAACATTAAAACAGCAATCGGAATTGAATTTCCAACGATATGGTCAATGCTCCCATGAAGTAAAGGAGCGGTTATAATTCCCAGTAAACCTTCCGGCAAAAGTGGAATAATCGCTCCGAAGCAACTTGCAAAAAAGCCCTGCATCTGTAAAAAGTATCCCATCCACATTGCTCCCAACATAAGAAGAGGATTGATGATAGCATTTTTGTAAATTACATTTTTAAACATACCTGAAACCGTCAAATCAAAAGCCAACGATAAATTTCGGAAAATTTGTCGATGATTTTATTTTTTACTGATTATTTAAGACAAAAAGTAATGATTTTAAGATTTTGATTTAAAAAAGGTGACGTAAACGGATTTGTTATAAACGTCTGAAAATCTGTAGAATTTTCATTTAACAATATATCACTATTTTTGCAGTTGGAAAAATTGAGATTTATGAGAAAGATTTTCATTTTACTTTTTATGTATCTGAGTGTACACTCTTTTGCACAAGTCGTGATCAGCGATTCAGCAGCAGTTGACACTATAAAAAAACCAAGACACTGGTCTGTAATTGCTAAAAACAGTGTCATGTTTAATCAGGCAGCCTTCTCAAATTGGGTAGGCGGTGGTGCCAATAATGTGGGCTGGCTTGCAAGCGCAAATTATAATCTTGTATATGAGAAAGGCCGTCATCTTTGGGAAAACATTATTATTCTAAATTATGGGCAGAATACAACAAAAGGCCTTGGCACGAGAAAAACGCAGGATGTGTTGAACATTTCTACTAACTATGGACGTCAGTTCTCAAAGAGCTGGTATGTTTCTACAGGTGCGAGTTTACTTTCACAGTTTTCCGGAGGATTTGAAGATGGAAATAACCCTGAAGCGAAGAAAATCTCAAATTTTATGGCACCTGGATATGTGAATGCAGGTTTGGGTATTACATATAGACCAGATGAAAATCTTACGGTAACTTTGAGGCCTGCCAATGGAAGGTTTACTTTTGTTTTGGACAAAGAATTACAGGTAGCCGGAAATTATGGTTTGAAAGCTGACGGAGATTTTTTCCTGATGCAGATCGGTTTTTTGGGTTCTGCTATTTACAAAGTTAAATTGATGGAGAATATTGAAATGACCAACACCGCATCTATATTTTCTAATTATCTTGATAAACCAGATCACATGGTGCTGTCATACAATATGCTTCTTAATATGAAAATTAACAGGTTTATTTCTTCAATTGTTACAGTTGACGTAATGTATGACCATAACCAAATTCAAAAAACTCAGCTAAAACAAACTTTAGGGATTGGTTTTGCATACAATATTGATAATGGAGTGAAACGTTCTGACAGAAAAGACAGTCAGTGGTGGCTTAAAAAATAAATTTTAAATTACTTAAAAAAACAAAAGCACTTCAATCGAAGTGCTTTCTTTTTTATATTTAAATGGAAATCTAAAATTCCATTGTAACTTCAAGTTTTTCGGCTAAAAGTTGCTCAATTTTCACTTTTAATGGTTCAATGTCGATATTCTGCATTGCGTCATTTGCAAAAGCGTAAAGCAATAATGCCTGAGCTTCTTTTTTAGAAATTCCTCTTGCTCTTAAATAAAACAAAGCATCTTTATTCAACTGACCAACCGTACAGCCGTGAGAACACTTCACATCGTCTGCGAAAATTTCCAACTGAGGCTTCGTGTCAATCGTAGCGCCTTCACTCAATAAAACGTTGTTATTTTGTTGATAAGCGTTGGTTTTCTGAGCGATCTTATTTACAAAAACTTTTCCGTTAAAAACTCCATGAGATTTATCTTTGAAAATACCTTTGTAGTTCTGGTAACTTTGACAGTTCGGTGTATTATGGTGAACCGCCGTGTGGTGATCGACCAACTGATCTTTCCCGATAATCGTGATTCCGTTCATGAAAGAGTTGATATTTTCTCCGTTATGAATAAAATCAAGATTGTTTCTGATGATCTTCCCTCCGAATGTAAATGTATTTACGGTCGTTAAGCTATCTCTTTCCTGTTTTGCGAAAGTGTGGTCTACCAAATAAGAAGTGTCACTGTCGTTCTGAATTTTATGCCAGTCAGCTTTTGCATTTTGATACGTGAAAATTTCAGTTACCGAATTGGTAAACACAAAACTCTCATCAAAATTATGATGACTTTCGATGATTTCAACTTTTGCTCCTTCTTCAACGATTAATAAATTTCTCGTGTTGTAAAAAGTATTTTCTTCTTGATTTTGAGAAAGATAAAAAATATGAATAGGTTTTTCGATGATCACATTTTTCGGAACTTTTAAAAAGAATCCGTATTTGCAATATGCTTGATTTAAATTGGTAAAAGCTAAATCTTTCGCAGCAATTGTATTAAAATATTTATCGAAAACATCTTTATGATTCTCATCATTCAAAGCATAGTTGAAAGACAAAAATTCTGCATTTTCGATA
It contains:
- a CDS encoding rhomboid family intramembrane serine protease, which encodes MFKNVIYKNAIINPLLMLGAMWMGYFLQMQGFFASCFGAIIPLLPEGLLGIITAPLLHGSIDHIVGNSIPIAVLMFLLYQFYPRIANKVFIIGWLSAGLLLWMLPPIDILTGQYLYTCTIGASGVVYVLAFFLFFSGVFKWNMTLLTISLLVVLYYGSLIWGMFPEELFYTMQEPSKISWQAHLSGAVVGSILAFVFKNVGDKKKKYIWEFPNYYSEKDDKLWQEYKENHPEDFLELPFKKNEDPWAHLDEIRKNSS
- the dprA gene encoding DNA-processing protein DprA, whose product is MYSEEHLYSIALRECSFIGDINFFKLVRSFGTAKNVWETAKKELSKTDGIGTKTVSDIGNSEHLKFAEKEIVFCEKNSITINLRHQNDLPFLLKECDDAPAILYQKGNLDRNLKSLSLVGTRNITSYGKKFIEDFFEEAKSHNFVSVSGLALGVDKEIHEHSLKHQIPTIAVLAHGFHTLYPSKNKKLSEKIVEENGALFTEFNSSRKPDRENFIQRNRVVAGISPSTIVVETAFGGGSISTATFANTYNRDVFALPGKITDKYSQGCNHLIFQNKATAISTIKDLLDLAGFNDPKEKNAELFPQSQITIQLSESQELIFRKIAENPHITLDDLAEKISLASHKILPIILELELLGKVKSFSGRQFLAI
- the sufD gene encoding Fe-S cluster assembly protein SufD, with translation MALYDQTIENHSEFLESLRHRFLDDDRKIALQKFAMKGFPTKKDEEYKYTNIKEITEKDYNFFPKESHNITKEQLDELHLGEENFDWIVFVNGQLRKELSNISIENAEFLSFNYALNDENHKDVFDKYFNTIAAKDLAFTNLNQAYCKYGFFLKVPKNVIIEKPIHIFYLSQNQEENTFYNTRNLLIVEEGAKVEIIESHHNFDESFVFTNSVTEIFTYQNAKADWHKIQNDSDTSYLVDHTFAKQERDSLTTVNTFTFGGKIIRNNLDFIHNGENINSFMNGITIIGKDQLVDHHTAVHHNTPNCQSYQNYKGIFKDKSHGVFNGKVFVNKIAQKTNAYQQNNNVLLSEGATIDTKPQLEIFADDVKCSHGCTVGQLNKDALFYLRARGISKKEAQALLLYAFANDAMQNIDIEPLKVKIEQLLAEKLEVTMEF
- a CDS encoding DUF3078 domain-containing protein, yielding MRKIFILLFMYLSVHSFAQVVISDSAAVDTIKKPRHWSVIAKNSVMFNQAAFSNWVGGGANNVGWLASANYNLVYEKGRHLWENIIILNYGQNTTKGLGTRKTQDVLNISTNYGRQFSKSWYVSTGASLLSQFSGGFEDGNNPEAKKISNFMAPGYVNAGLGITYRPDENLTVTLRPANGRFTFVLDKELQVAGNYGLKADGDFFLMQIGFLGSAIYKVKLMENIEMTNTASIFSNYLDKPDHMVLSYNMLLNMKINRFISSIVTVDVMYDHNQIQKTQLKQTLGIGFAYNIDNGVKRSDRKDSQWWLKK